A window of Phaseolus vulgaris cultivar G19833 chromosome 4, P. vulgaris v2.0, whole genome shotgun sequence genomic DNA:
TAATTTTGCAAATAAATTTTCATGATTCACATAAACTAGAAAAACTACGAGTCTAGTTACACAATGATTTTTTCCATCGAAATATCGAAGCATCGCGTAACAAGTATGTGAAATTGAAGCAAGTAAAGGGTAGAGTTGAGGAGTGAACCTCCGAGAAGGCCAGCGCCGAAACCGAGGCCGCAGCCGGCGCCGAAACCGAAGGCGGGACCCACCTTGCCGAGCTGGTCGGACTTGACCACCGGAAGGTTCCACAGAAAACCCTTGTCGTCATCGCCGTTCATCTTCAGCCGTTGCTCTGTTTTCAGTTTCTGTCGCAATCTGTGCGATAGAAAAAAGGAAGAGAAacgtcattttttatttattttgaatttcaaggtgtgaaaaatattatatttttcattttttttccaaaaaaaggGAAGAATTTTGATGACatgttattgaaaaaaaatatgaagaataCAAATAGTGAAAAGAGGAAGCAAAATTCACACCCAAAAAGATTGTGATATgtgaaaaacaaattaaaataattattattagccaaaatatatatatatatatatatataaataattttaaatgagtcaaaattgaaaaaaaaataatatgtaaaaaaaaataatgaattgattaaataatctctttatttttttcgGTTTAaatctctttttttatttaagtttttttctcttcttctactgataaatgtcattttatttgatatgtaaGATTAGTGTAGAAATGTGGGAGAGTATGTCATCTCTTTCTTATTTTGTTGCcttaaaataaggaattaaGAGAAAAGTGAGGAGTCAGTTTGCAAATTGTAcactaatattaatttaaaaaattaaaaaatatttttttaaaattcatataaaatgacaaaatactcTATTATACTAATAATATGAGATACCtagaattgaaaaatatttatgttaaaaaaatgattataatggagaattttttttatatataggtcTTTTATATATAGTAATAGATATTATAGttttacaaatatataatttgctaagaattatattaaaatcttaaaataatataatttaaaatataaattttataaaaataatatacatggtgcttattttaaaataaagaagttatgtaattatattttattaaaaagagaaatgattaaattatttattttattaaataagaaaaaatatttttgttcattaaaacgtaaaattaataaaaaatgtatccTTGTAtagataaaattaataaatttatcatattttaatttgaaactaTCGACATCGTAGGAGAATAATTGTTAGTTTTACATATATTACTTTTCATGCTGAGATGTCAACCAATAATAAGATGAAggcttaattatattttaagttttaaatttctattattgtaaaaaaaaaaatatgttaacaaCTTTTCCCCCCAAATCTccattttaattacttttagaATTCCCTTCTTTATGTAAAatatacattaattatttaaacttttataaTAACTCATttccaatatttaaaaaattgttctaTTCCAATTTTCTATCGAATATAAACAAACTACTATGTTTCCTTTTCAATTAATTCTATATGTTATTCCTtctagtttataaaatattttttgctaATTGTATTTTTAAAGTACATGTTAAATCCACAAAAAATGTTTATAGAAagttaaaaatatcataaatagaAGTTGTGAAAAGTAAGACAGGTCCACACATTATCAACTAAACTGTTTATAACTTGAcatattaaagaaagaaatatatgATCGACTCAACATATTTTAGAAAAGtcaatgaattaattaattaacgaGGAAACATAAATTTATGGTTACTTATAATTTGAACTAATAATAGTAAAATGTGTGAGACTATAAATAATTTCTCAAAACTACTATTCTCATTatgtatatttcattttttatgtatttaagATGGCataaattacaatattttattttttatgttttctcaaactatgtttttaaattgaatctatataatatttattttattttatttttatttatttatatatatatatatatatatatttaacttttaagtgtttttgttttgaattaattaattaaaaaatttagtcaatattttttaattttttactaaaCGAAATTGAGTATTAACACAATAAATATAGATTCTTCATTCAATCTTCTTAACAATAATTTTCATTCAAactcataaatatttaaattcaatctCAAAATTATCACTCATGATTATCATATTGCttgaaattaacaaaattaataaatgtttttcaaaattgtaaattttcaattattttaatattacaatTCAGTAGGTTTATAGTTTCATTCcgaatgaaaatgaaaaaaaaaaccctactATCAAATTGCattttaacaataattttggtttgatattattaaatattaaaaactatatcCTATTTCTGACATCTCTATATGTTATTAAGAACAATTAATACATACACAGATACGGATACGGACACGACACGGACACAGATAtatgtataatctctaaaatgtaggatacggtgacacatatctatatattatataattttgaattatataaattgaaaataaatatttatgtgcaaagtatgtttcagattcttttggaaataggaagatatttttcatgactggttcaaaagaatttgttcattatttttataatcataataaaaatttatacaataaatttgagtttttagaaaattattgtatttataccttttaaaattgtgttagaacctggtagaattttcaaaaatccaacaaatattttttgaattgaatacTTCACCGACAAGTGTCCTACAAGTGTCGTACGAGTATCGACACAGATACATGTGTCCGACACGGATACgtccatttaagagaagtgtccgAGCTTCTcatgttaaaaaaatacaaaattaaaattataaattattatttttttcttaatttggaGGAAGATTTCTTAATCACACTAAAATCAAAGTTTACTCTTTTCTAAGAAACCAAACACTGTCTTTCATCTCCTGTAAAACATACCCAAACCCAAACAAGAGTGTTGTATCAGTGATTGAGAAAAAACCttagaagagagaaaaaatgaGTAACTTCACCGAGAAATTGGGCATTAAGATTGAAAAGAACCCTCCAGAAGACAAGCTCACTCAACTTGGTGTTAGGCAATGGCCAAAGTACGCTTCTTTTCTCTGCCCTCTTCTTCTTGTTCTCACTTTTACCCTAAATTTCACATATTTATTGCTTGATCTTCTTCAGCATTGGATGCCAAAAAATTGTGCTTGGTTTTATTTATGATGCTTTCTATGGAATGTAACTAATGTTTTTGACATGggaaaattttatatttcattgtTAAGGTCTGGAAATGTATATTTTGGAATAACTTTTTCAAGGCCTTTTGTTGATGAGCCTTTTTCTTAACATGTCTTGATGTATTTGAAACAGTGTTGCAGATGGTATAATCTGAACGAAAGTTTGGATGgtttattattcaaataaaccTGATTTAGGCCTTGTTTGGATAAACCTTTCAATAAACACTAATAAGATGAGGAAATACAAAAGAAAGATTGAATTAAAGTTTtttcaaaagggaaaaaatCACTTTTACAGAAGTTAAAtgagatttatttttttgtaaatttggCTTATACATAAGTTAATTTGAACTTTTAGAAGAAATTTAATTCATGTATCTTTCTCCTATAAGTATTTTTTGAAAACGTTTCCTCATCAATTTGACAAAGCTAACTGAGTGTTCTTGAATTCTATGATGATTAGCTCTAGAGCAGTGATGAAATTGTATGTTGCAGTTTTGAGTCCTTTTCTGATTGCTGTCTAAATTCACAGTGacttttctatatttttagGCAAAggataaattattaatatttgctAGTTAGTGAGTTTTGTATTACCCTATTAGGTGTTTCATAGGGTCATTGTTAATGTTAGTAATGATGTATTGATAGTTGTTGGCGAGCTCTAGTTTGAAATAAGTATCAAACGTATTCATCTTTCTGCTAAGCATTTTCTCTCACGATATTAAAAGGAATGAGGGACCTGTGGACCACTATCTGCTAAACAATGTCAAATACTATGTTCAGAGATAATCATAGCCATGTTAATCATGTGCTTTGTATTTGTGGTTCGGTGGTTCAAAATCCTAGGTGAAGGgtctacataaaaaaaatctactGCAGAAATGAGGTTCATAAATGATGCTCACCCTGTACCTTGAATTAATTCATTAACTTTGTCATTATCATGGATGACATTGTAAATTTGAGACCATGAATCGAGATTGGTGAATAAACCTGTGAAGAATGTACATggttttgtttaatttataaattctcTCTGTTTGCTTTATCCACTGCACACTTTGCTTGCAGGCATGCACTCAAATGTTATCACTTATTAACATTTGTCTATTTCATCTGTAATTGGATTTAGGgtcatttgttttaaaattgggAAGAATTGATATTTAGAACATTTATCTAGCATTATTCAGTGTATTGGTTAGTTTCAACCATAAACTTACATTGAaacatgtatttttttcattgGAAAGTTCATGAATTGATTTTCCCATGCAAAATCAAACAGACCTCAAACTTTCAAGATAAAGCAGTTACATTTTCTTCAATTACATGTTTGTTCTTTCTTTTATGAAGTTCTTTCTCTCTATGTGACTTACATGATGTGTAACAGATGGAGTTGCCCTCCGAGCAAATTCCCATGGACATATGAGTCTAAGGAGACTTGCTATCTCTTGGAAGGAAAAGTGAAGGTTACCCCAACTGGGGAAAATGAGTCAGTGGAAATTGCTGCTGGTGATTTTGTTGTGTTTCCAAAAGGGATGAGTTGCACTTGGGATGTGTCAGTTGCAGTTGACAAGCACTATAACTTTGAATGAATCTACAAGTAGATATTCCCAGTGAATGAAACAAGAGGCTGTTAACATTCATGAACAAATGGCTGTAATGTTGAATGAAATAAGAACTATGAAGTATATTCCAGTTTTTTTGGTAATGGTGTTATCCTAGTTTTTCTTTCCTTATCTCTGGatacttgttttatttttcccATTTGCCCTTAAATATCTGATATACACTTAATCTCACTACCACATTGATCAATTTACTTCATTTGTATATCTTCCATATGAACACTCTAAAACTGACTGCAGTGAAAAAAATGCTATTTTGTGGGCACTATTTAAGTATCCATCGAAAAATGCTTACAATTACTACTTCCTATAATTTCTTCCCAATGATTAGTGACTATATTGTGTAGTAAATGAAAGGGTGGGCAATGATGTAATGAAGGGCAAAGATAGGAAAATTAAGAAGACAGAATAGTGACAAGTATCTCTTTATGTATTATTCTAGTTTAATGGCTATCAACAATGGATTGAAGCATTGCTTTCTCAACAATAGCAAGTTTTACAGAGaatataaaagagaaaagtaGGAAGAGAGAGACATCACAATTTTTTCCATACCATGAAGTCCATTGCTATATGTTCTTGTTAAGGATATGACATCTAAAGAACTATTGAGAGACTTCGTCTTCCTTCTTTTTATCGGGCGGTTGACCTACACTTCAGCTTACTCCTTTTGGTCTCAGTCGCTTGATCACTCAATCTCCTGGGAAATGCCGAATGGGGGTACCTGTaaaaggcactccgacgctcaagtcagtaaagggtGGTCGGCACTCAATTGTCAGAGTAACTGTTTTTTTAGAATGTACgccatttatattattttaatgaacttACCTTGTTGGGTCGAATTAATGAGGTGAATCATCCTTAGAGGTATATTACCTAATTCATAATGATGACTTAACTTTACTGACCTTGATTAAGCGTTACTGGATTGGGGTATCGATCGTTCTGCACAAAGGTGCATCATTCGGTCGGTCCGGCTGTAGGAACCGAGCCTTGTATTGACCAATACACTATATCCTCCCATATACCTATACCTTCTAGATTGGAAGGGTTAACAATAGTGCCTCTTCCATCAAATAGTCTTGCAAGTAAAGCATTAGAAGATTTTGCTTGCTGACAGACAAGGCATTCTTTGACAAAATGAACAATGTCCTTGTTAATACCCTTCCAGTAAAATCGAGAAGCAATTTGAGCAGTTATTCTATTAATTCCACCATGTCCACCTAGTGGAGATGAGTGAAATTCCTGTAGAATCTGCTTAACCAAAACATGTTGAAATTTTGCAAATCCTTTAGTCAGCTCATAGAATTCTCTTGAGTAAGCAGATTTCTTTTGAAGAGGTGTAAGGTTCTTAGAAAAATTATACACTAGTTAAGAGTCGGCAAAATATATGAATTATAAAAGtgttaaaaatagtttaaaaaattaaattgaattatataataatttaagtgAACTAAATTTCATTAGagttaactaaattaaattaaactattaTAAATTTGTTGAAATCTATAAATTGTTTGAATTATTATAGATGGAAAACTCAatttaaagtaaattttttaatattacctATATAAGGAGGATTCttctcatacttttttttttcacacaattttttttttcaattttatctttaaaaaaataaaaattatcaattaaataatttaataattttttattaatttaataatttcattttcccTTAAAATTATCAGTTCCAATTAACCTATTCCAAGTGTCACTTCCTTCTTTCCCttcatacaaaaattatttatatactgaatctaaattcatttttttttcagattttgttataatttgttCATCTTCTTTACGTACACATTATTTTGTacatcaattaaaatattacattataaatttataataatatttaaaaaatcagaTACACCATACTTatgatgaaattaaaaaatcgGATACACTagtaatttataatttgaatttagTTCAAGCaatcattaaattttaaaaaaataatgctaaatttattttaaacaattcatttttttttatataacttaataaagttcaaatattttttaagattccTAACACTAGTTTTACACTATCATCCCATTAGAAATCATCATGTATGGTATGAGTTCGTTATTTTTtccataaattattttgaaaggTATATTAAAGTGATTTGTGGTTAGATggataagtaaaaaataatggagtttaaaatatttttaaataatgctttaaattaataaatttataaaggtGAAAGAAACTTACAAACTGAGCAAAATATCATTTGGCGTGGCAGATATGCTCTGTTTCGCGCATACAGAAGAAGCGGCGAGAAACTGAGGTATGGCTATTTATCTTTCTTCATACCCATCATTGGAACTAAGAAACGGTAGTGTTTTGATCGCACCGGTTGAGGTCAAATCTTGGAGCATTCTGTCGTGGATTAAATTCGAAAACTGTTGAAGTAAAAGAGACAAACTTTGCTTGTATAAGCCTGTAAGATGTTTGTGAAAATGCCACTGTGAGGAAAATAGTGGGGTTGGGTTGAGTTTACAGCTCTAGAAGTGAGAACCAAAGGTTGTATGTTGTTCATTTTATTAGATTTTTAACATTGGACAAACCACCTACGTGGGAACTATGTTAAGGTTCTGTCTCTGGTAACATTTAACAGTTGCCCGATTAATTTATGAATGTTCCCAGAAGTTTAGGATTTTAAAAGAGTCTCTACTGAATTTTAAGGTACTTTGACAATCTGAGCTTGGTGTAGCATGGTACGGGTATGTTGGGAGAAAACTACTTCATAGATAATtttgggagagaaaattaaaaaagaaaaatgaaactgACTTTGTTGTAAGcttatataaaagttaaaaatggGGTTTTggtgaaactatttttttttacatgtgtaaattagtttttagtttACAGGAaaatgttcattttattttatttttacttttatgttTTTCTGTGCTTATAAAGTAAATTTTCCAAATATAccatacattattattattattactacacGAGCAGGACCCTAGTTATCAATCCAAAGTTTGAAATTTCGTTTGATACCTATCATATTGCTGTTCTTTCTAACCAGGAAATAATAGCTTTGAGAATGGGATAAGAGTTTGATGCCCAAcgaatgtaaaaaaaaaaggaaatgatAATGGGGAATTGCTCTGAATCATTCAACATTTGCATGAAACATGCTTTAATACAGCAATTGTGTTCACTGCTATACTAATGGAAGGGATTTTGAAAGAAATTGATTGTACAGAGAAGGAAAGGAATAGCCTAGAAAGAAAAAAGGGGGGTAAAATGTTTTTGGCttaaaggaaagaaaattgGTCCTATAACAAACCCCTGACCTTCCTTTCTTAAGTTAAATTTTCCTCAGTGATTTTATTCCTAGTGGAACCAAATTTTTGATTCTAGGGTTTTGttagttaaaaataattctGTGCATAATTTTTAATGACAACTTGTTTGATAAGGGTATGCACGAAAAGGGAAGAGTTCTATATCAACCGAACTGatttattagtattattgtCTGACTAGTTGAATTCCTGTTATATGTCATCATTGTCATGTAAGTATGAGTTCTTAATAGAATTAAGTAGGATGAGAGGGAGAATCATGTAGGTTGTGCTTGCCAAAAGTATAATCTCTGTTTTAGATATATTTATAAGAGATTGATTTGTGTCCACTACTATTCTTCATGTTTTTTCAAACAATTGGAAAGTATATAGTCCAGAAGAGGAATCAAGCACACCATTAGTAGGGTACTAGTTGTGTATATGAGAAGCAAATTTAAGTTAATCTCAAGATGCACACAACACAACCATTGAACAATAGAATTAATCCAGAGCTATGCATATTTTTATGGTCTATGTGAAATACTTGTGCAAATGAAATTGTTCAATGTTTAAAAAGAAGCAAAGAATTAGCACTAATCAGTTTCTGTGCTCAGGCAAAATTTCAAAGTCCCAGCTCTCATCTTCTGTTACCATGAGTTGCTCCGCTAAATCTATATTCTTTTTCCCTGTCTTCCTCCTGTGTTGATTCATTGCTGCCAATACAGCTTTTTTTGATTCCGAAGCCCCTCTTGTTCTTGTTTGCAGCGAGCTACAGGAATAGAGAACAAACATACATGGGGTTGCCGCTACTTTCATCTGCATTATGGGAACCTTCTCATAACTGTGAGTTACCCTtttctcttaatttaattttatgatataGTACTTTTAACAATATTCTTGAACACCATCCAAAAGGGGAAGCAACAACAACTCTCTATCTTGttttaatgtgatttttttatttgcaGGTTTTTCCTCCAGTGTGGACTTTATCTGGCCCCATCTATCTTCTAAGTCATATTGTCTTGGGTTGAAGGTTGGATTTGCTTTTTCccatttatttttacttaataaTGTACACATTTAGGAAATCATATTGGTTCATTCCTCTAATGGAATTATGTGTACAAGCCTCGGGGAAGCAACTGCTAAAGGAAATATAAGCGTCACGTCACATTAAATTAATTGTTGATATTGGCTTGCTAATGATATTATTGTTAGATTTTAGATTTTCCTAATGTGTGTGACTAAGAAATGATTTCAATCTCAATGTCTTTTGGAGTTCTATAATCTCATGActacatctttattttatttggttGGCTTTTATTGTGGTGGGGGTGGTTTTTTTTATCTCTGAGGTTATTCTATTGAGATGTTTATAAAGCATTAGCTGCAGATCAGTGATGGTACCATCTTCAAGATATTGTTCTTGGTTGCTATTACTGTTAGAATTTCCCGGAATAACTTCTATGCTGTTTCAAGGGATGTCCCAGTATTTCACTTTTTGTTTTAACCTTTTCTAGTTATTCAATGCGATTTGTTGTTTCTCAATTGAACTTGCATCTAGTGGTTAAAGGCAGAGTTGTAATACTCTCTTATCTAACTACAAAACCTGTTAGTCTCCTTACAGTGTTGAATATAGCTGAGAATAAAAGGTTAGGTCCTGTGCACTTTAATTATACTCAGTCCTCCCTTCATATTGGTAATGTACTAGTTCCAACTTCCAAGTGTGAATTGCAATGAAGTTCTTCTGGATAAACCTTTGACAAAATATGATTAATTTCTAATGTAGTGGTTGTAGTCACTTATGTGATATATATAACGGATGCGTGTTTGTAACTCTAGTCGGAAAGATTCTCAAATTTTATGTAGTCTAATTTTCTTGAAATCCATTTTGTGCTCTTAATAGTTTATTGCGGCCTTACTCCTATTGATTAGCCATAGAAAATTCCGAGGGACTTTGCTGTTATCCTTTGTCTGACATTGAAGAAAGTGTTTTCCAAGTCTTCTAAACATCCTTGTTGGAATTTACAGTTTAGTTTTGTTTATGTTGCAGTTTAAGTGCCAGCAATTTTGCAAAGGTAGATCAACAATCCCGAGAGTTTTAGTTTGTACCAGTCGAAGGCCCAAGAGCAAAGAAACTGTGTGGAGACGAAAAGAATTACCACAAAATGAGGATTTACCTCTAATTTTACCTAAGAATAAGAAAAAACCTTACCCTATTCCCTTTAAGGAAATCAAACAGGCTGCAAGGGAGGACAAGAAAATTGCACGGATGGGAATAGAGAAACCTCTTGAGCCTCCGAAGAATGGATTAATTGTTCCAGACCTAGTTCCTGTTGCCTATGAAGTATTTGAAGCTTGGAAGCTTTTGATTAAATGTCTTGCCCAGGTCTTGCATCACATTCCTGTACATGGCTGTAGGtagattatattatattttttgctGAATGTCCTAGTTTCTTTGCATTTGTTTTGTTGATACAAGAGTTATATTCTTACCAATTGAATTCATGCAGCGAATGCTCAGAAGTTCATGTAGCTCAAACTGGTCACCACATTTGGGATTGCTCTAGTCCTTATGGTAGGCAGCGTCGGAGTGCTCATGCCTGGGTAAAGGGTTCTGTCAATGATATACTTGTCCCAATTGAGTCCTATCATCTTTTTGACCCCTTTGGTAAGCGGATTAAGCATGATACACGATTTGAATATGACCGGATTCCAGCCGTTGTTGAGCTATGCATACAAGCTGGTGTTGATATCCCAGAATATCCATCACGCCGAAGGACCAATCCCATACGGATGTTAGGGAAGAGAGTAATTGACATAGGTGGAAATTTAGAGGAACCTAAACCATGGCGCTTTGCGGACCCCTCTTCACTCAATGACTTTGATACTTACAGATCTTTTGAACGATTTCCTCGAACATCATTGTCAGATCTACCTAAAATTGCCCAAGACACAATGAATGCATATGAAATTGTAAAAAAGGGTGTCAGGAAGTTGATGAAGAAGTACACTGTGAAAGCGTGTGGTTATTGCACTGAGGTTCATGTGGGGCCATGGGGCCACAATGCTAAGCTTTGTGGTGAATTTAAGCACCAGTGGAGGGATGGGAAGCATGGTTGGCAGGATGCTACTGTGGATGAAGTTTTCCCTCCAAATTACGTGTGGCATGTGAGagaccctaatgggcctccctTGGCATCTGCACTTAGGAGATATTACGGGAAGGCTCCGGCTGTGGTTGAAGTGTGCATGCAAGCTGGTGCACAGATACCAGACGAGTACAAGCCCATGATGAGGCTTGACATTATAATTCCAGACCCTGAGGAGGCAAGAATGATTGCATGATGTAATCTGAACGTGCTTACTGTGTTTGTCTGTTATTATACGTGCATATTGCGTAATCCTAGCATGCAAAACGCATTCAATGATCTACCAGAAGGGGAGGCCTTGAAATCAATCTTCAACAGTACATGCCTGATTTATTTACTAGGTGCTAGATTCCCATATATCCAATGTTAGTGTACATGATATATAAAGCCAATAGTAGAGCAAGTAGGTTTTATCAGATAACTTTGGTTAGTTAGTTTGTAAAATGTCTTAAACTAGTGAAAAGTTATGTTGGAAGATCAATGCATGtgttaatttattttgtcaCAATTACAATATAATCAGATGATCTTTTTATACATGGCTAGTTGTTACATTTTATACCCAGtcataaacataaaaaagtTCCCTTGTTCACTACCCTTCAATCAGTAATAGGGCAAGTCACATAAAATCTAACTGTAGTGATCTTCATTGTAGAGAAAAGTGATTCTGTagacatgaaataaaaatttctcCCCTTCAACATGCAACTTAATGATGTAATATGCTTTAAGTTGGTGTTTCCTCTTAGAATATCTACATCACTATGTTATCAGATTGGGTCAGCATTCAGGTGGATAATCTAGCTATTGTATTGATTTGTCAATCATTTCAATCTTCACTTCGTCCTGTTTTGTGTTA
This region includes:
- the LOC137837748 gene encoding uncharacterized protein, which gives rise to MSNFTEKLGIKIEKNPPEDKLTQLGVRQWPKWSCPPSKFPWTYESKETCYLLEGKVKVTPTGENESVEIAAGDFVVFPKGMSCTWDVSVAVDKHYNFE
- the LOC137837744 gene encoding APO protein 1, chloroplastic-like, translating into MGLPLLSSALWEPSHNCFSSSVDFIWPHLSSKSYCLGLKFKCQQFCKGRSTIPRVLVCTSRRPKSKETVWRRKELPQNEDLPLILPKNKKKPYPIPFKEIKQAAREDKKIARMGIEKPLEPPKNGLIVPDLVPVAYEVFEAWKLLIKCLAQVLHHIPVHGCSECSEVHVAQTGHHIWDCSSPYGRQRRSAHAWVKGSVNDILVPIESYHLFDPFGKRIKHDTRFEYDRIPAVVELCIQAGVDIPEYPSRRRTNPIRMLGKRVIDIGGNLEEPKPWRFADPSSLNDFDTYRSFERFPRTSLSDLPKIAQDTMNAYEIVKKGVRKLMKKYTVKACGYCTEVHVGPWGHNAKLCGEFKHQWRDGKHGWQDATVDEVFPPNYVWHVRDPNGPPLASALRRYYGKAPAVVEVCMQAGAQIPDEYKPMMRLDIIIPDPEEARMIA